The following proteins are co-located in the Haloarcula marismortui ATCC 43049 genome:
- a CDS encoding heavy metal translocating P-type ATPase, whose product MTHCTLCDLPVDAPVTDDAVEGTFCCRGCLEVARTLDDPATETRDAADTGPDPDDADGETAFVSVDGMHCATCETFLEARATDHDAIAAAAASYPTGTMKLTYDADALSESALTDVVAGTGYDASLQATETDDEYELEGRLIVGGFFGMMTMLWYILFLYPAYLGVDSSLLLFDPSGQAGDYLLWNMAVMTGVVVGYTGWPLLRGAYVSLRAGRPNMDLLVAMAAVTAFLYSVVAVILGHTEVYFDVATVIVMAVSVGDYYQDRVRRRALDRLTEFTTQRADSARRRTDGGHEEVDVGSLSAGDEVVVRSGERIPVDGSVLEGTAAVDESLVTGESLAVRKTDGDEVIGGSLVTQGGVVVRVGPDAESTVDRLTNLLWEVQSTRGGVQRLVDRIAAVFVPLVVVLAVLATGGHLVTGATLTDAMLTGLAVLVVSCPCALGLATPLATAAGIRRALDGGTVVTGDAVFETATDADVVAFDKTGTLTTGEMELLERADDRAMARAAAVEQFADHPVAEAVTAAVSVPDATVSEFEQHPGQGVSATVDGEQVVVGTQALFDDLGFDVPADLRTRCERATENGRVPALVGWDGEARDVLVAGDRLRPHWESVVSTLARDRDVVVITGDRPEAAVPFERHDGVDEVFAGVPPEAKAEVVERLQSRGTVAMVGDGSNDAPALAAADVGIAMASGTSLAADAADAVVTTDDLRAVPDVFSVTAATRTRVRQNLAWAFCYNAVALPLALLGVLNPLFAALAMTASSLLVVGNSTRTLAGTASHGDASVDGPAPPQQPAAAD is encoded by the coding sequence ATGACTCACTGCACGCTCTGTGACCTGCCGGTCGATGCGCCAGTCACCGATGACGCGGTCGAGGGGACGTTCTGCTGTCGCGGCTGTCTGGAAGTCGCACGGACGCTCGACGACCCGGCGACGGAGACCCGCGACGCCGCCGACACTGGCCCCGACCCGGACGACGCTGACGGCGAGACCGCTTTCGTTTCCGTCGACGGGATGCACTGTGCAACCTGCGAGACGTTCCTCGAAGCGCGGGCCACAGACCACGATGCCATCGCTGCCGCGGCCGCCAGCTATCCGACGGGAACGATGAAACTCACCTACGACGCCGACGCACTCTCGGAGTCAGCCCTCACAGACGTGGTGGCCGGCACCGGCTACGACGCCAGTCTGCAGGCCACTGAGACTGACGACGAGTACGAACTAGAGGGGCGTCTCATCGTCGGCGGCTTCTTCGGGATGATGACGATGCTGTGGTACATCCTCTTTCTCTACCCGGCCTATCTCGGCGTCGATTCGTCCCTGTTGCTGTTCGACCCCTCAGGGCAGGCGGGGGACTACCTGCTGTGGAACATGGCCGTGATGACCGGTGTTGTGGTCGGGTACACCGGGTGGCCGTTGCTTCGCGGGGCCTACGTCAGCCTCCGGGCCGGCCGGCCGAACATGGACCTGCTGGTGGCGATGGCTGCCGTGACCGCTTTCCTGTACAGCGTCGTCGCCGTCATTTTGGGACATACAGAGGTGTACTTCGACGTGGCGACGGTCATCGTGATGGCCGTCTCGGTCGGCGACTACTATCAGGACCGGGTCCGGCGACGCGCGCTGGACCGGCTCACGGAGTTCACCACACAGCGGGCCGATAGCGCTCGACGGCGCACCGATGGGGGCCACGAGGAGGTCGACGTGGGGTCGCTGTCGGCCGGTGACGAAGTCGTCGTCCGCTCCGGCGAGCGAATTCCCGTTGACGGGTCTGTACTTGAGGGGACTGCTGCTGTCGACGAGTCACTCGTCACCGGCGAGTCGCTGGCTGTCCGGAAGACGGACGGCGACGAGGTCATCGGGGGGTCGCTGGTCACGCAGGGCGGCGTCGTCGTGCGGGTCGGGCCAGACGCCGAGAGCACCGTCGACCGGCTGACGAACCTCCTGTGGGAAGTCCAGAGCACGCGCGGCGGCGTTCAGCGGCTGGTCGACCGCATCGCCGCCGTCTTCGTCCCGCTGGTGGTCGTTCTCGCTGTGCTCGCCACCGGTGGGCATCTCGTCACTGGCGCAACGCTGACCGACGCGATGCTGACCGGGCTGGCGGTGCTCGTGGTCTCCTGTCCCTGTGCGCTGGGGCTGGCGACGCCGCTTGCGACCGCGGCCGGCATCCGCCGGGCGCTGGACGGCGGCACCGTCGTCACCGGCGACGCAGTGTTCGAGACGGCGACCGACGCGGACGTGGTCGCGTTCGACAAGACGGGCACGCTGACGACCGGCGAGATGGAACTGCTGGAGCGGGCCGACGACCGGGCGATGGCCCGAGCCGCCGCGGTCGAGCAGTTCGCGGACCATCCCGTCGCCGAAGCGGTGACGGCCGCCGTGTCGGTCCCCGACGCGACTGTCTCCGAGTTCGAGCAACACCCGGGCCAGGGCGTCAGTGCGACAGTCGATGGGGAACAGGTCGTCGTCGGGACGCAAGCGCTGTTCGACGACCTCGGGTTCGACGTGCCCGCCGACCTCCGGACCCGGTGTGAGCGTGCGACCGAGAACGGGCGTGTCCCGGCGCTCGTCGGCTGGGACGGCGAGGCACGGGATGTACTCGTTGCGGGGGACAGGCTCCGCCCGCACTGGGAGTCGGTCGTCTCGACGCTGGCCCGTGACCGCGATGTCGTCGTCATCACGGGCGACCGCCCGGAGGCCGCCGTCCCGTTCGAGCGCCACGACGGCGTCGACGAGGTGTTCGCTGGGGTGCCGCCCGAGGCGAAAGCCGAAGTCGTCGAGCGACTGCAGTCCCGCGGGACTGTCGCGATGGTCGGCGACGGGAGTAACGACGCCCCGGCGCTGGCTGCTGCCGACGTTGGCATCGCCATGGCGTCTGGCACGTCACTGGCCGCTGATGCGGCAGACGCGGTCGTCACGACGGACGACCTTCGCGCCGTCCCTGACGTGTTCTCGGTGACAGCCGCAACCCGGACGCGGGTCCGCCAGAACCTCGCCTGGGCGTTCTGTTACAACGCCGTGGCGCTCCCGCTCGCGCTGCTTGGCGTCCTGAATCCGCTGTTTGCGGCCCTGGCGATGACGGCCAGCAGTCTGCTCGTCGTGGGGAACTCCACGCGGACGCTGGCGGGCACGGCCTCACACGGCGATGCGAGTGTCGATGGACCGGCTCCGCCACAGCAACCAGCAGCGGCCGACTGA